The Antechinus flavipes isolate AdamAnt ecotype Samford, QLD, Australia chromosome 5, AdamAnt_v2, whole genome shotgun sequence DNA segment atagaaattaatttctatatttaaaacgggaaaaggacccacatgtgcaaaaatggttgtagcggcccttttttgtgtgtggtggcaaggaactggaaacttgagtggatgtccatcggctggggactggctgaataagttacggtgtatgaaaataatgaatattattgttctctaagaaatgatgagcgggATGATTTCcaaaaagcctgggaagacttacaggaactgatgctgagtgaagtgagcagaaccaagagaatacagtgcaggtaacagcaagattatgtcacgatggctcttttcaacattccgtgattcaaggcaattccaacagacttgggatgaaaaacgTTCatcgcatccagagagagaattatgtagactgaatatggatggaagcatagtattatcacctttctgtttgttttctttctcgtgggtttttttcccttttggtctgatttttctttcacaagatgacaaatatggaaatagatttaaaaggattgcacatatttacaaagttttacaaaaatgaatgttgaaaactatctttacgtggtttttctggggaaaaaaagaaatgcgtCTCTAGCAGTTGGATGTGGACTCAGTAAAGTGACAAAAGAACATTCTCTCCGTCGCTcggttgtttatttattttgttaaaacatttcccagttacattttagtCTGGCCCGGACCCCACGTTTGCCACAGTGGATACAGAGCTGTTCTCTAAGCCCCAAAGAGCCGGGTTAAAGACCCGCCTTGGCCAATAGCGGCCCTCCGTCTCCGGCCTCTGAGGGCACCCTAACATTGTAAGCGCCCGAGAATCTGCCGGGGCAGAAGGGCTTCCTCAGCCCAGAGATCCCTCTCTCAGCGAATGCACGGGTCTAGTCCCTGCGCCCAGAAGTTAGGAAACAGGCTCTCAGAAATGGAGGCGCGGGACCTCTTGCTCgggtcccctccccctcccaggtTCGTGACGGCTGTGATCTCGGGCGAGCTTTTAAAGCTCGTTTGCCTTTAGTTTCCACGAGGCTCGTCGATGGAGCTCTGAAACTCCTTCTAGAAAAGCGGGAGCCTCCTTATTGCCAAGCAGCCTGTAGCGTGGAAGGTTTCGATCCTTCTGGGGGGGCGGGACTGAGGGAAATGAAGGAGACCCAGAGGAAGGGCTCCCTGGGAAGCAGCCACGGACACAGAGTCGGGGATCCTCGGCGCCACACGCCCTGCGACAGTAACACGGTGAAGACGGACAGAATCCGGCCCCCACAACCGGCAGACCCCGAGGGCTGCGGCTGGCTCCGGGGCACGTGGAGCACTCAGACCCACCCGGGAGGACCGAGGCGAGGTGGgagcccctccccccctcccccagcatcCCCACAGCCAGAGTCCTCCGTCTAGACGGAGAGCAAACGATCGGATTGTGTAATCCAGTGGCATCCCTGAGACACCTCTGACCACCGAACGTGTTTTGCTTGAGCAACATCACCTGATGGGGAGGGCATTTCCGGAGTAAGCGGGGCAGCCCTGGAGGGAGAACCCGGGCCGCCAGCCGTCTCTACCACAGCTCGCTCCTCTTCCTCCCACGTGCCCCCAGCCCCTCCCAGCCAGGGGGCGGGGGGACTTAAGCCCCGTCGGGGGCTCAGAGCGTCAGCACGGGGTTCTGATGGGGAGCAGCCTTTCCCTTCAGCCTCGGGGTTTGCCTAGATCTCAGCCACCCTCCGTCCACCTTGTtactcttcccattttacagatgcgggAGCGTTCAGAGACTGGCCTCCCTCGGAGCAAACGCGGGGAGGCTGAACTTGTTCTCAGCTCACCTGGAGAAGCTCGAGGGGCTGGTCTCGCCTGCTCGCTCCTGGcggactgattttttaaaaactggatcCGTCATCGCCTCAGCGTGAGCTTGGGCAGTCAGCGACCTCCTCCACTGAGGCAGGCCGAGATCTGGCCCGAAACTTCTTCCGTGAGGAGCTGCCCGAGGCCCGGAGTCGTCAGCCGGGGGGCGGAGAGCTTGAGGTCTCCCCGTCAGACGGACGGCGGGGTACCGCACCCTGCCCCGGGCCGGCAAAAGCCGGTCCCTGCTCTCCCGAGGCGCCCAGTGCACACCGCGGTGTatactctgtgtatgtgtgtgcgcgcTCACATGtatacacgtacacacacacacacagtacatATGCTGCAGGATAAACCGGGACAGCCTCAGGGGGACAGCACGCGCATTAAAGGgagcaggaaaggcttcttgcagaaactGGGACCCAGAGGAAGCCTGGGAAGTCCGGAGACTGAGGCAGGGGAGAGCTTTCCAGGGGTGGGGAATGGCGGAGTCTTTGGGGGACGGTCGGATGCGGTGTCCCTCAGCCTAAGGAACCAGGAACAGCAGTGAGATGTAGGAAGCCGCGAGGCAGAAGGGCCAGACTATGGGgagctttaaaaaccaaaagagAGGA contains these protein-coding regions:
- the LOC127538518 gene encoding uncharacterized protein LOC127538518 encodes the protein MPGNQGKQRTSPEAARVSAAAGPEPPALCPGPTKQEEGARCSAANGKAALLPGINTRRKGRSCGKAPAAERTEHAHKDSVSEHLRLALITGWRLPQSTRDIGELSFYRPRSPPASGAVPGHPDLCAAAGPLALEGTARQAEGHRIRPSPKDSAIPHPWKALPCLSLRTSQASSGSQFLQEAFPAPFNARAVPLRLSRFILQHMYCVCVCTCIHVSAHTHTQSIHRGVHWAPRESRDRLLPARGRVRYPAVRLTGRPQALRPPADDSGPRAAPHGRSFGPDLGLPQWRRSLTAQAHAEAMTDPVFKKSVRQERAGETSPSSFSRACGAEDPRLCVRGCFPGSPSSGSPSFPSVPPPQKDRNLPRYRLLGNKEAPAFLEGVSELHRRASWKLKANEL